CCCGGCGATGCTGGATCGCGCCGACGAGTCGGTGCTGTTCATGCATTGCCTTCCGGCCCACCGCGGCGAGGAAGTCTCCGCCGAACTGATGGATGATCCGCGCAGCGTGGTCTGGGATCAGGCGGAAAACCGCCTGCATGCCCAGAAAGCACTGGTTGAATTCCTGCTGACTGCTTGACGGTAACCCGATGTCCGATATTGTTCTAGAGCTGAATACCCTCGCCTGCGGCTATGGCGGACACAAGGTGGTGCAGGATCTGAGCATCCATCTGCGCGCCGGCGATATCGGCTGCCTGCTCGGCCCTTCGGGCTGCGGCAAGACCACCACATTGCGCAGCATTGCCGGTTTCGAACCGATCAGCGATGGGGAAATTCGTCTGGGCGGCAGGTTGCTGTCGAGCCAGACGCATAACGTACCGCCGGAACAACGGCGGATCGGTATGGTCTTTCAGGACTACGCCCTGTTTCCACACCTGACGGTGGCGCAGAACATCGCCTTCGGCATCAATAAGCATCCCAAGCGCAAACAGATCGTGGGCGAATTGCTGGAGCTGGTCAAACTCGGCAAGCTGGGCCAGCGTTATCCGCATGAGCTGTCTGGCGGCCAACAGCAGCGGGTGGCCCTCGCCCGGGCTCTGGCGCCTGAACCCGAGCTGCTGTTGCTGGATGAGCCCTTTTCCAATCTGGATGGCGAGTTGCGTCGCCGCCTGTCCGGCGAGGTGCGCGATATCCTCAAGGCGCGTGGAACCAGCGCCATGCTGGTGACCCATGATCAGAGCGAGGCCTTCGCCGTGTGCGACCAGGTCGGCGTGCTGCGCGAGGGCCGTCTGCAGCAGTGGGATACGCCCTATAACCTGTACCACGAGCCGGCCACGCCTTTCGTCGCCAGTTTCATCGGTCAGGGCTATTTCATCCGCGGGCAGTTACTGACCCCGGACACGGTACAGACCGAGCTGGGTGTGATTCGCGGCAACCGCGCCTATCAACTCGCGGCCGGCAGTGCGGTGGATGTGCTGCTGCGTCCCGACGACATTGTCGGCCAGGAAGGCAGCAGTCTGACGGCGATCATCACCGGCAAGGTATTCCTCGGCGCCAGCACCCTGTACCGCCTGCAGTTGCCCACCGGCAGCACGCTGGAAACCATCTTTCCCAGCCATGACGATCACCCCTTGGGCGAAGTACTGGGTATTCGCATCTCCGCCGACCACCTGGTGGTGTTCGCCGCGCAGGGCAGCGTCAATGTCAGCGCCCAGTTGCCGCTCGAACAGGTGCTGGAGATCAGCTCTTCGTCCTGAATGCCTGGATGCCCGCTTGGCAAGAGCCTGATGGCCCCGGATAATGATCGCCCCAACCAACCTGACGAGTCGCTTCATGCAGATTGCAAAAAATTCAGTGGTCGAATTCCACTACACCCTGTCCGATGCCAGCGGAGAAATTGAGAGTTCACGCCAGCATGATCCTGTCCTCTATCTGCATGGTCAGGCCGGCCTGCTTGATGGTCTGGTCGAGGCGCTGGAAGGTCGCGAAGCGGGTGATGTGTTCAGCATCGATCTGCCAGTCGACAAGGCCTATGGCCCGCGTCAGGAGAATGCCACGCAGAAGGTTCAGGTGAAGCATCTGCAGGGCGCAAAGAAGTGGAAGCCAGGCATGCTGGCAGTGATCCAGACCGAACAGGGTCCGCGCCAGGTCACTGTGATCAAGGTTGGCCTGTCCCAGGCCGTGGTGGATTCCAACCACCCGCTGGCTGGCCGCGATCTGACCTTTGACGTGGAAATCCTGTCGGTCCGCGCAGCCACCGAAGAAGAGCTGGCCCATGGTCACGCCCATGGCATTGGTGGCCACCAGCACTGATTAGCGCTGGCAGGCATCTTCTACCCGTTTCCGCCCGTTTTTGTACAGGGCGAAAACGGGTAGAAAAAAGCAACCAAGCATTATTGACAGATAAAGTGTATTATGGTTGTTTTTCCTGCCCAAAGGTGCAATTCATGTCGACCAAACCCGCCGCCAAGATCGTAGCCAAACCCAAAACCGCCCCCGCCAAACGCAAGGCCGATGCCGCTGTAGCCACCAGCGAATCGATCAATGATCAGATCAGCGCGTTCCTCGCTTCCGGCGGTGAAATTCAGAGCATCCCCAACGGCACCAGCGGCCAGACCTATGGCAAACCTGCCAGCAAGGCGCCAGCCAAGACCTGAACAGTCTGATCTCGGACGCAGAACCTGACGGCGGTCTCCACGGAGCTTAGCGGCGATTATTGCCCAGCAACTCCAGTTCCTCGCTATAGAGTGAGGTGAGCAGCGCAGTGCCGTCAGCTGCTACCCGAAAACCACCCCAGCGCGCGTTTTCATACAGCGCCGCCTGCCCCTCCTGAAAGAAGAATGCATTGGGCCCGAGACTAGCTCCACGCACTCCCGGCCGGATCCGCATGGACACCCTGCCCGGCTCAGTGGTCAGCGCATCGCCCATACCGGCAAAGCTTGTCCGCGATCCCGCGCCCAGTTGCAGGTAGGCATATTTCGGCCACTTGCCGTCTTCGGCACGCAGCTGCGCGTCCACCTCGAATCGCAATGCCATGTAGTCTCCCTGCATCAATGAACGCGGGTCCACCGGGGCCAGACGCAGCAGCACCAGTTGACCGTCGTGCAGAGTCTTTTCATGGTCCTGCACGGCATATACAGCCACTGCCATCACCAGCAACCAGGCGGCGATAATACCCACACGCGCCCTGCTCATGACGCTCTCCTCAACGGCGCTATCACCGCTGCGCGCAACACCAGCAGCAACAGACCGCTGGCCGCCAGCAATACGGATTTGGCCAGCAAGGTGATATGCAGGCTGTAATACAGATCCCCCAGATACAAGACAACACCCATGCCTACCAGCACACACCATAGGCGGTCGCAGGCATGAAATACCGCCAGCCACAAGGCTGCACCTATCAGCAACCCGGGGGCCTGAATGCATAACGCAATGAGGACCAAGGCGCCAGCCAGTGCAGCCACCCGAACCGCTAGCTGCACGTCCCGCAGCAACCGGACCAACGTCGCCAACAGCACGATCGCAGCGCCGGCAGGGTACAGCCACACCAGACGACCGGCGTCCGTTGCCACTGTACTCAACCAGGATGCAACATGCGCATAAGGCTGCCCGATAACACCGAGAACCAGCGCCACGAGTGTCGACGCGCCGGCCACAGCCCGAATCAATGCAGCTCGACGGGACGCAGCCCAACAGGCGCGTGCGAGCCACAAACAGACAGCGACCGCGGCCAGGGCTACGCCGTACAACGACAGCAGCGGGTTGTTGCCTACCAGTACTGCCAGGCTCACCAGAGCGATCAATGCACAAAAGAATCGATGTGCGGCACCGGCGATGGCCATTAACATGCCGCAGCTCAGCAGCAGGGCCGCCACTGCCGCGCTTCGCTCATTGGCACCCGTGTGCGGTCCCAGCTCGATAATGGCAAATACCAGCATGGCCTGTCCGAGTAGAGACAACGCCAACCCCAGCTGCATCACGAAGGCGCCCGAGCCACGCAACAACCAGATAGCCGACAACAGCAGGATGGCCGCAGCGAGCATGCTGGGGAGCGGGCTGGCGTCCGTCATGATCGTCCAGGCGCCCAGCAGCATCATTGCCGCAAACCAAGCCGCAATGGCGGACAGGATCATCACATACCACGGCGCATCTTCCTCAAACTGCAGCCGGGCCTGTGCGTCTGGCTGCAGTACTTGCCGTTGCACCAGCTCGTCCAGCAAGACCTGCTTCCATGGGACGCTCATACGCCCTCCTCCCGGTGCCAGCGCTGCAAGCAGACCGAAACCACGGCACTACCCAGCAGCAGGAACAGCCCCAGAGCCCAGAACTGCACGAAGCCATCGGTACCGTCCAGCAGGCGCGCCAATCCCGCGGCAAGCACGCCGACCAATGAGTACAGCTGCAAGGCAAGCATCAGCAAGTCGCGCCGCAGCCGCCGATAGATAGGTATGCCCAGTAGATAGGTGGCGCCCAGCACGCCCACCGGATAGATCTGCTCTGGATGCCACCAGGCAATCATCGCAGCCAGCGACAGAGCACTGAGCAACCCAGCGCCGGCCAGACGCTGCATGACCCGGGCTGTCTGCGGTAACCAGCTACTGCGAATCTCGAACAGCAGCAACAGCGCGATATTGAAAACAGCGATACCCATCAACGCCACCAGAGTTGTTGCGCCATCCCCGCTGAACCAGCCATTGCCCATCGCCAGATAACGCACCAGCGCCAGGTTGGCGACACCCCAGAACAACACCCAGC
Above is a genomic segment from Halopseudomonas litoralis containing:
- a CDS encoding ABC transporter ATP-binding protein — encoded protein: MSDIVLELNTLACGYGGHKVVQDLSIHLRAGDIGCLLGPSGCGKTTTLRSIAGFEPISDGEIRLGGRLLSSQTHNVPPEQRRIGMVFQDYALFPHLTVAQNIAFGINKHPKRKQIVGELLELVKLGKLGQRYPHELSGGQQQRVALARALAPEPELLLLDEPFSNLDGELRRRLSGEVRDILKARGTSAMLVTHDQSEAFAVCDQVGVLREGRLQQWDTPYNLYHEPATPFVASFIGQGYFIRGQLLTPDTVQTELGVIRGNRAYQLAAGSAVDVLLRPDDIVGQEGSSLTAIITGKVFLGASTLYRLQLPTGSTLETIFPSHDDHPLGEVLGIRISADHLVVFAAQGSVNVSAQLPLEQVLEISSSS
- a CDS encoding FKBP-type peptidyl-prolyl cis-trans isomerase, with product MQIAKNSVVEFHYTLSDASGEIESSRQHDPVLYLHGQAGLLDGLVEALEGREAGDVFSIDLPVDKAYGPRQENATQKVQVKHLQGAKKWKPGMLAVIQTEQGPRQVTVIKVGLSQAVVDSNHPLAGRDLTFDVEILSVRAATEEELAHGHAHGIGGHQH
- a CDS encoding GDYXXLXY domain-containing protein — translated: MSRARVGIIAAWLLVMAVAVYAVQDHEKTLHDGQLVLLRLAPVDPRSLMQGDYMALRFEVDAQLRAEDGKWPKYAYLQLGAGSRTSFAGMGDALTTEPGRVSMRIRPGVRGASLGPNAFFFQEGQAALYENARWGGFRVAADGTALLTSLYSEELELLGNNRR
- a CDS encoding DUF4401 domain-containing protein codes for the protein MSVPWKQVLLDELVQRQVLQPDAQARLQFEEDAPWYVMILSAIAAWFAAMMLLGAWTIMTDASPLPSMLAAAILLLSAIWLLRGSGAFVMQLGLALSLLGQAMLVFAIIELGPHTGANERSAAVAALLLSCGMLMAIAGAAHRFFCALIALVSLAVLVGNNPLLSLYGVALAAVAVCLWLARACWAASRRAALIRAVAGASTLVALVLGVIGQPYAHVASWLSTVATDAGRLVWLYPAGAAIVLLATLVRLLRDVQLAVRVAALAGALVLIALCIQAPGLLIGAALWLAVFHACDRLWCVLVGMGVVLYLGDLYYSLHITLLAKSVLLAASGLLLLVLRAAVIAPLRRAS
- a CDS encoding DUF2157 domain-containing protein yields the protein MNEIRRRDQLLSWTERGLLTPGQLNSALAPEQPQPTAQHWLQVLDRVLAFFGCLLLALGVIFFFAFNWEQLHRFAKLGLAMLALSGFAGAALVVTSGSLAYRAALLGASLATGGLLALIGQTYQTGADIWQLFAVWAVLILPWAWLSRSVACWVLFWGVANLALVRYLAMGNGWFSGDGATTLVALMGIAVFNIALLLLFEIRSSWLPQTARVMQRLAGAGLLSALSLAAMIAWWHPEQIYPVGVLGATYLLGIPIYRRLRRDLLMLALQLYSLVGVLAAGLARLLDGTDGFVQFWALGLFLLLGSAVVSVCLQRWHREEGV